One genomic region from Candidatus Hydrogenedentota bacterium encodes:
- a CDS encoding tetratricopeptide repeat protein, with the protein MNCSVHPSSEVVGYCNVCGDLGCGQCITEHEGVLYCQKHYKPIKDSIDRKSKHDAQLARPERQRLVVRTLNGETMCGICFALNVRSEGFHLDLVDRKGEPLNMTKRVLFRDLKAVYYVKSFDGNFDHGISYRDPRSEGAAVVVEFKDGEVLRGHTFNTYSLEQPRFYIIPEDPDSNNISVLVERSAVAGLFDPKEYREQKHNDLEKYVDEHHDADHGKEECVGDYYFQAHDYPRALKHYRAQVRESGDLPRLHKKIVSAQYNIGISHIKAHHYDRALEYMEAVLVADPLNDKARHKAAKLRQALDQKKKHKVQPNFLD; encoded by the coding sequence ATGAATTGTTCCGTTCATCCATCAAGTGAAGTGGTGGGCTATTGCAACGTGTGTGGCGACTTGGGATGCGGCCAATGCATCACCGAGCATGAGGGGGTGCTGTATTGCCAGAAGCACTACAAGCCCATTAAGGATTCCATCGACAGGAAGTCCAAGCACGATGCCCAACTCGCCCGCCCGGAGCGCCAGCGGCTGGTGGTGCGCACCCTGAACGGGGAGACAATGTGCGGGATTTGCTTTGCGCTCAACGTGCGGAGCGAGGGATTCCATCTCGATCTGGTGGATCGCAAGGGTGAACCGCTCAATATGACCAAGCGGGTCCTTTTTCGCGACCTCAAGGCGGTCTACTACGTCAAGAGCTTCGATGGCAACTTCGATCACGGGATTTCCTACCGCGATCCGCGCTCCGAAGGCGCGGCGGTTGTGGTGGAGTTCAAAGACGGCGAAGTACTCCGGGGGCACACCTTCAACACCTACAGCCTTGAGCAGCCCCGTTTCTACATCATTCCCGAGGATCCCGACAGCAACAACATCAGTGTGCTGGTCGAGCGTTCCGCGGTGGCCGGACTCTTCGACCCCAAAGAGTACCGGGAGCAGAAGCACAACGACCTGGAAAAGTATGTCGACGAGCACCACGACGCCGATCATGGGAAGGAAGAGTGTGTGGGCGACTATTACTTCCAGGCCCACGATTATCCCCGGGCGCTGAAACACTACCGTGCGCAGGTGCGCGAATCGGGCGACCTGCCGCGTCTCCACAAGAAAATAGTTTCCGCGCAGTACAACATCGGCATCAGCCACATCAAGGCCCATCACTATGATCGGGCCCTGGAATACATGGAAGCCGTGCTCGTGGCCGATCCGCTGAACGACAAAGCGCGCCACAAAGCGGCGAAGCTCCGCCAGGCCCTGGACCAGAAGAAAAAGCACAAGGTTCAGCCCAACTTTCTGGACTGA
- a CDS encoding EF-hand domain-containing protein: MNTLRFASLAALLALAPAASLHAEAPAGDAGPGADGKAKKPALARLLKSADANSDQKLDLAEIHAKLPNFPAERFTALDKNQDGFLEAGEMPAPPKTEAAGEGRGAVGAKLKAADTDQDGKLSQAEFTAAFPNAPAERFARLDQNSDGFVDRSDRAALEGAAGDKKKDEAGKKKAEGGKKKAGGPPADAVTYVKGLIARHDADKDGKLTKAELEAAKPGFPEKNFTEMDRDKDGVISEADLPAPAI, translated from the coding sequence ATGAACACGTTACGCTTCGCGTCGCTGGCCGCGCTGCTCGCTCTGGCCCCGGCCGCCTCCCTCCATGCGGAGGCGCCCGCGGGAGACGCCGGTCCGGGCGCGGATGGCAAGGCCAAGAAGCCGGCCCTGGCGCGCCTCTTGAAAAGTGCGGACGCCAACAGCGACCAGAAACTCGATTTGGCCGAGATTCACGCCAAATTGCCGAACTTCCCGGCGGAACGCTTTACCGCGCTGGACAAGAACCAGGATGGCTTTCTCGAAGCCGGTGAAATGCCCGCGCCACCGAAGACGGAGGCCGCGGGTGAAGGTCGAGGGGCGGTCGGCGCCAAGCTCAAAGCGGCGGATACGGACCAGGACGGAAAACTCTCCCAGGCCGAGTTTACCGCGGCGTTCCCGAATGCCCCGGCGGAGCGCTTTGCCCGTCTCGATCAAAATAGCGATGGTTTTGTAGACCGGAGCGATCGCGCCGCATTGGAAGGGGCGGCGGGCGACAAGAAGAAGGACGAAGCGGGCAAGAAGAAGGCCGAGGGCGGCAAGAAGAAAGCCGGTGGCCCGCCGGCGGATGCCGTGACCTACGTAAAGGGTCTCATCGCGCGGCACGATGCGGACAAGGACGGCAAATTGACCAAAGCCGAACTGGAAGCCGCCAAACCGGGTTTTCCCGAGAAGAACTTCACGGAGATGGACCGCGACAAGGATGGGGTCATTTCCGAGGCGGACCTGCCCGCGCCCGCGATCTAA
- a CDS encoding deoxyguanosinetriphosphate triphosphohydrolase, whose amino-acid sequence MTAHCVRAELEAREAAQLSPFAARSSESKGRAMPEEEDAYRTVYQRDRDRILHTKAFRRLKRKTQVFLAPTGDHFRTRLTHTLEVAQISRTVARALFLNEDLTEAIALGHDLGHTPFGHAGEAVLNEVYAPGFFHFEQSLRVVDLLERRHAGAGLNLTHEVRDGILYHSKGKAVLQGRATDGPNTLEGGVVSVCDAIAYINHDIDDAIRAGVIHTEDLPQDALGVLGDHTSSRIDAMVVGLIVGSQEGKLGIVPEILEAMNTLRDFMYTQVYPCETIDREIRKAKKILRELYFYLLEEPNEEILHGHEGDSLERRTVDFAAGMTDEFALQLYQRLFFPKPW is encoded by the coding sequence ATAACTGCCCATTGTGTTCGGGCCGAGCTCGAAGCCCGGGAAGCGGCCCAGCTCAGCCCCTTCGCCGCCCGTTCCAGTGAATCAAAGGGGCGGGCCATGCCCGAAGAGGAAGACGCATACCGTACGGTTTATCAGCGGGATCGCGACCGCATCCTCCACACCAAGGCCTTTCGGCGGCTCAAGCGGAAGACCCAGGTTTTTCTGGCGCCCACGGGCGACCACTTTCGCACGCGGCTGACCCATACGCTGGAAGTTGCCCAAATCTCCCGAACGGTCGCCCGCGCCCTTTTCCTGAATGAAGATCTGACCGAGGCCATCGCCCTGGGGCATGATCTGGGCCACACACCCTTTGGCCACGCGGGCGAGGCGGTGTTGAACGAGGTGTACGCACCCGGATTCTTTCACTTCGAGCAGAGCCTGCGCGTGGTGGATTTGCTGGAGCGCCGCCATGCGGGCGCGGGGCTGAATCTGACCCACGAAGTGCGTGACGGCATCCTGTATCACTCCAAGGGCAAGGCCGTGCTCCAGGGGCGGGCCACCGACGGTCCCAATACCCTGGAGGGCGGGGTGGTCAGTGTCTGCGACGCGATCGCCTACATCAATCACGATATTGACGACGCCATTCGGGCCGGGGTTATCCACACCGAAGATCTGCCCCAGGACGCGCTGGGGGTGCTCGGGGATCACACCTCCAGCCGGATCGACGCCATGGTGGTGGGTCTGATCGTGGGCAGCCAGGAGGGGAAGCTGGGGATCGTGCCGGAGATCCTGGAGGCGATGAACACCCTGCGCGATTTCATGTACACCCAGGTGTACCCCTGCGAGACGATTGATCGGGAGATTCGCAAGGCCAAGAAGATTCTGCGCGAGCTGTATTTCTATTTGCTGGAAGAGCCCAACGAAGAAATCCTTCACGGCCATGAAGGGGACTCCCTCGAACGGCGCACCGTTGATTTTGCGGCGGGCATGACCGACGAGTTCGCCCTGCAACTCTACCAGCGGCTGTTCTTCCCCAAGCCATGGTGA
- the galK gene encoding galactokinase — protein sequence MDAKAIASLFQKHFPESGTPFLCRVPGRINLLGEHLDYNGLPVLPMAIDRAITVAFAGRPTPEVRLINADERFSEVTFSNGDALEPSPAGAWENYCKAALAGLNKRFDVTKFPGMDVLVYSDLPSSAGLSSSSALVVAFAMAYLAVLDYTLGRDISRLELAGVLANAEHFVGTAGGGMDQTVILNAEADHATKINFIPFQFEHIPLPDKASFIVCDSMVVSSKTGNALLKYNAGPAICSLITNLLNTHFLRAFGEDFSIDCIGDLWLGPLCFNRAEVEKLLAEVLPNSHMTVSEIFIYLRMDPAIVREYWLDHIPVEPEGLPLQARARHVFTEYYRVEEARDALIGGDLKTFGRLMNESHASCAKDYGISTPEMDDLAQILRDAGCLGARLTGAGFGGAVIGLVPSGREAQVEKAVKKKYYEERLGYSGEAPVFFARSSGGACYLS from the coding sequence GTGGACGCGAAGGCGATAGCATCTCTTTTCCAGAAACATTTTCCCGAATCAGGAACGCCATTTCTGTGCCGGGTACCGGGACGTATCAACCTGCTGGGCGAGCATCTCGATTACAACGGTCTCCCGGTGCTTCCCATGGCGATCGACCGCGCCATCACAGTCGCCTTTGCCGGGCGGCCCACGCCGGAAGTGCGACTGATCAACGCCGACGAGCGATTTTCCGAAGTGACGTTCAGCAACGGCGACGCGCTGGAACCTTCACCGGCGGGGGCCTGGGAGAATTATTGTAAGGCGGCCCTGGCGGGGCTGAACAAGCGCTTTGACGTGACAAAGTTCCCGGGCATGGATGTCCTCGTCTACAGCGACCTTCCATCCTCCGCCGGGCTCAGCTCTTCCTCCGCCCTCGTCGTGGCCTTCGCCATGGCCTACCTGGCCGTGCTCGACTACACGCTGGGTCGGGACATCTCCCGCCTGGAGCTGGCCGGGGTGCTGGCGAATGCGGAGCACTTCGTGGGTACCGCCGGCGGGGGAATGGACCAGACCGTTATCCTCAATGCGGAGGCGGACCACGCCACGAAAATCAATTTCATCCCTTTCCAGTTCGAGCACATTCCCCTGCCGGACAAGGCCTCTTTCATTGTTTGCGATTCCATGGTCGTATCCAGCAAGACGGGCAACGCACTGCTCAAGTACAACGCGGGCCCGGCCATCTGCAGCCTGATTACCAACCTGCTCAATACCCACTTTCTCCGCGCTTTCGGTGAGGACTTTTCCATCGACTGCATCGGCGATCTCTGGCTGGGTCCCCTGTGCTTCAACCGCGCGGAAGTGGAGAAGCTGCTTGCGGAGGTCCTGCCCAATTCCCACATGACCGTTTCGGAAATCTTCATTTACCTGCGGATGGACCCGGCCATCGTGCGCGAATACTGGCTGGATCACATTCCCGTCGAGCCGGAGGGGCTGCCGCTGCAGGCCCGGGCCCGCCACGTATTCACGGAGTACTATCGCGTTGAGGAGGCGCGCGACGCCCTGATCGGCGGCGACCTGAAGACCTTCGGTCGGCTCATGAACGAGTCCCATGCCAGTTGCGCGAAGGACTACGGCATCAGCACGCCGGAGATGGACGACCTGGCGCAAATTCTCCGTGATGCGGGTTGCCTCGGGGCGCGTTTGACGGGGGCGGGCTTCGGCGGGGCGGTCATCGGGCTGGTGCCGAGCGGTCGCGAAGCCCAGGTGGAAAAGGCGGTTAAGAAGAAATACTACGAGGAACGCCTGGGGTATTCGGGCGAAGCGCCGGTTTTCTTTGCCCGATCCAGTGGCGGAGCCTGTTACCTTTCGTAA